DNA from Asanoa sp. WMMD1127:
GCCCGTCGCGCCGTCGGTGAGCAGGACGTCGAGCCGCTCGGCTGCGGCCGGCGGGACGATCGGTCGCGCCTCGTCGGGTGCGGGCGCGATCGTCGGGCGGCCCGCCAACGGTGTCTCGCCGGCCCGCCGGTAGGTCAGCGCCACCGCGGACGCCTCCAGCAGGGCGCGCGCCGAACCGCCCGAGCCGACCCAGGAACGATCGGCATCGTCGGGCACCAGATCCGTGGCGGGCGGCGCTACGCCGGCGGGCTCGTCGCCGCCGCCGAACGGCACCGGAGAGTGCAGGCCGCGGGGCACGGAGAGGGCCAGCCGATGGCCGCCGCCGACGTCGATGCGCTCCGCCGACCACGGGCGGCGGGCCGTGCCCACCAGCGCCGCCGACAGCAGGTCGGACGGCAGCTCGGGCGGCCCGCCCGGCGCGACCCGCGGCTCACCGGGCAGCGCGGGCACATGCCGCCCCTGCGGCCAGGCGGCGAGCGGCCGGAAGCCGCCGTGCCCGTATTCGCCGGCCACCACCACCGGCCGGGCTCCGGCGGCGGCGATCAGCCAGAACGGTCGCTCGTCGTCGGGATGCAGGGCCACCGCGTCACCGGCCGGATCGACCAGGCGGCCCTCGTCGGTCGGGACCACGTCGGCGAGCAGCATCGGGGTCGACTCGCGCCAGGGCTCGGCCGCCACCGCGCGGGCATGGTCGGCCACCGCGGCCCGCACGGGAACCGCTCCGACGGGCGCCAGGGCCGGCTCGGGCGGGCCGTAGCGCGCCTTGACCAACGCCCGCCGTGGAACGGCAGCGGGATAGAAGCAGAGGCCGGCGTCGACCACCGTGCCGGGCTCGAGGTCGGCGGGCAGCGTGCCGCCGGTCGGCGCGAACGCCAGGACCAGCGCGAACTGACCCGTCTGCCGGCCGCGTAGCCACGTGCGGCGGCTGGTCAGTCGGTCGTCGGCCGCGTCGAACCGGCCCAGCACCTCCCAGTGGTCGCGCACCTCGGGCTCGGCCAGCACGTCGTCGGTTGCGACCGGGTAGCCGACGCGGGTGCGGACGGTCGCCGCGAGGCCCGGCGGCAGCGACGGGAGCCGGCCGTGCGCGACGATCAACAGCCTGAGCAGCGCGAACTCGCCCAGCAGCCGGTCGGCCCAGTTGGCGCCGACGCCGACCACCCAACCGAGCCGGCGGACCGCCCCGGCGATGCCCGGGGCCTGCGCGTCGACCAGGCGGGCGGCCATGGTCTGGAACGGGCGGTAACCCGACTGCTCGGTGGCGGCCAGCCCCTGCTCGATCTGGTCGGCCAGCCAGCGGTCGAGCTCGGTCAGACCCGCCTCGACCCGCTCAGCCCGCTGCTGGACGCGGCGCGCCGCGGCGGCGGGGTCGGCCAGACCTTCGCCCGGCGCCCGCGGCGAGCGTGCCGGCCGCGTGGCCCGCGCCGCCCGGTCGGCCTGCCACTCGGTCGCCCAGTCGGGTGCCTCGGGATCGTCGGGAACACCGCCGTTGGCCCAGCGCAGCAGCAACCCGAGGGTGTGTTTGCAGGGGATCTTGCGGCTCGGGCAGGTGCACCGGTAGGCGGGGCCGGTCAGGTCGACGCTCACCTGGTAGGGCCGCGAACCGGACCCCCGGCACAAGCCCCACAACATGTCGTCGAACCGGCCCTGTCCCGCCCAGTGCGCGGCGGTGATCAGGCCGCGAGCGCTCTTGGCCGCGCCCTGGTCGGGCGCGAGCGAGAGCACCTTGTCGGGAGACCAGCGTTCGACGGACACGCGCAAACCTTAGAACTCATGTACGACGAAAATATGCGGCCTGTGGATAACTCGAGACACCAAACCTTATCCACAGGCCGGGGGTGCGGGCTTCCGCGGCGAACCAGCCCTGCGAGAATCGAGCACGCAACGCCGTACCCCATCGTCGAGGAGAGCGACCGCCGTGATCCGTACCCATGATGCCGGAAGCCTGCGTGCCACGGACGCCGGCAGCGCGGTGACCCTGGCCGGTTGGGTGGCCCGCCGCCGTGATCATGG
Protein-coding regions in this window:
- a CDS encoding DUF5691 domain-containing protein, whose amino-acid sequence is MSVERWSPDKVLSLAPDQGAAKSARGLITAAHWAGQGRFDDMLWGLCRGSGSRPYQVSVDLTGPAYRCTCPSRKIPCKHTLGLLLRWANGGVPDDPEAPDWATEWQADRAARATRPARSPRAPGEGLADPAAAARRVQQRAERVEAGLTELDRWLADQIEQGLAATEQSGYRPFQTMAARLVDAQAPGIAGAVRRLGWVVGVGANWADRLLGEFALLRLLIVAHGRLPSLPPGLAATVRTRVGYPVATDDVLAEPEVRDHWEVLGRFDAADDRLTSRRTWLRGRQTGQFALVLAFAPTGGTLPADLEPGTVVDAGLCFYPAAVPRRALVKARYGPPEPALAPVGAVPVRAAVADHARAVAAEPWRESTPMLLADVVPTDEGRLVDPAGDAVALHPDDERPFWLIAAAGARPVVVAGEYGHGGFRPLAAWPQGRHVPALPGEPRVAPGGPPELPSDLLSAALVGTARRPWSAERIDVGGGHRLALSVPRGLHSPVPFGGGDEPAGVAPPATDLVPDDADRSWVGSGGSARALLEASAVALTYRRAGETPLAGRPTIAPAPDEARPIVPPAAAERLDVLLTDGATGWGGPAQRAVLGQWLLEAGRRQLLVPPETLPLLLDLGRRDTALRPALGVVAGRRGPWLAQRQSEWRYFRDVGGEAETADPQDWLTGTPGERLAYLVALRATDPAKGLDLLAETFDAEPPHDRVLLLGALETGLDRRDEALIEHALDDRRREIRQVAAELLRKLPGSALGERMAARTAASVHFADGSLTVTAPTTIDGPMLRDDVDPSPPRGVGLGAWLLEEVVSATPLSFWSTLTGRGPREVLALPVADGWQPVLLRGLARATAAQRDAGWAAALLDLADTAPPSPNGDGLGDRLTWPLLEVLPAADRGRRVAAALRRDTAAGIRLLHFCADDWSDELASAALRAMAVLAPDNAWQLSELCRLAMPAMPTSFVGRVEALVRSLDGLPEGRRSARYLAQLAAVLGFRNDMIEEFA